GCTCCGACTGGGCTTCGCGGGAGACCTTCTTGACGAGCGCCTGATCCTCCCTGGACAGCGTGTCCCACGTCCGGCGCGAGAACACGAAGATCTCCGGGATGATGAGGTGGCCGGTGAGGCTGTAGTACTTGCTGACCTGGTAGTGGTTGTGGGTGAGCAGCGTGGGAGGGTTGTTCTCGGCGCCGTCCACCACGCCCGTTTGCAGCGCGCTGTACAGCTCGTTGAACCCCATCGAGATGCCGTTGCCACCCATGGCGTTCATGGTCTCGACGAAGATCGGGTTGCCCATCATGCGGATCTTCTGGCCCTTCAGGTCCGCGGGGGCCTTGAAGGGCTTCTTCGCGTAGACGCTGCGGGTGCCGGCGTCCATCCAGCCGAGGCCCACCAGGCGCGAGTTGGGCGCGTTGGTGATCTTCTCGATGAGCTCCTCCCCGATGGGGCCGTCGATCACCTTCCGCATGTGCGCCTCGTCGCGGAAGACGAACGGCAGGTTGAACACATTGAGCTCGTCGACGATCGTGCCGACCGGGCCGACGCTCACCCGGCAGATCTGGAGCGCCCCCACCTGGGTCTGCTCGAGCATCTCCTTCTCGCCGCCCAGCTGCATGGCCGGGAACATCTGGACGGAGAGGCGGCCGTTGGTGGCGCCCTCGAGCTTCTTGCCCATGCGGACGACGGCTTCCACCGTCGGGTAGCCGAGCGGGTGCACGTCGGAGGCCTTGAAGACCATCTTCTGCTGGGCGCTGGCCGACCCGGACACGCCAAAGACGGCGGCGCCGGCCAGCAGGGACCCGGACTGGCGGAGGAAGTCACGTCGCTCGTTCATGTCTGTCCACCTCTCCCGGCCGATTCTCGAAGGAGTGCGACATCGTAACGAATTCCCCGCGTCTTCTGCAAACGCCATCCTCTTATTTTCCGGAGAGCGGCTCCGGAACGGCCCCCCTGCCGCCGAGGTGGCGGGCGAGGAACCGCTCGACGGCTTCGAAGAGCTTGACGTTGTTGCGCCAGTCGAAGCTGCCATGCCCCTCGTCGGCGAACACGATGTACTCGACCTCCTTGCCCACCCGGCGGAGCGCCTCCACCATCTGATCCGACTCCTGCAGCTTGACGTTCGGATCGTTGGCCCCGTGCACGATCAGGAGCGGACGCTGTACGCGTTCGGCGCCGAAGAGCGGTGACTTGGCCTCCAGGCGCCGGCGGTCCTCGGCTCGGGCGGGATCGCCGGCGTACTTGTGCCAGTACGAGCGGAGCGCGTGCCACGTCCAGTAGGTATGTCGCGTCTCCAGCATCGAGACCAGATTCGAGGGCCCGACGATGTCGACGCCGCAGGCGAACACGTCAGGCGTGAAGGTCAGGCCCACCAGCGTCGCGTAGCCACCGTAGCTCCAGCCCATGATGCCCACCCGGCGCGCCTCCGCGACGCCGCGTCGCACGGCCCAGTCGACCGCGTCGAGGAGATCGGCGTGCATCTTGCCGGCGAACTCCCCGACTGCCGCCTCCCGGAAGCGGCGCCCGTAGCCGTTGGAGCCGCGGAAGTTCACCTGCAGCACGACATAGCCGCGGTTGGCGAGGAGCTGCACGACGGGCGAGTAGTACCAGTAATCGCGCGCCCACGGCCCGCCGTGAACCAGCAGGACCATGGGAGCGGCGCGACGGTCCCAGCCGCGCGGGCGCGCAACGTAGCCGTGAAGAGTGAGCCCGTCGCGGCTGGGGAAGGACACGGGCTCGACCGGCGCCAGGGCGTCGGCGTGGCGGGCAATGGCCGAGCGGCCGAGGAGCATCCCCTGCCCGGTCGTCGCGTCGACGAGCCAGAAGGTGGACCCGCGGTCGGTGTAAGCCTCGATGGTGCTGAACCGCCCGGCGAGGTCGCGGCTGAGCAGCCCGAAGCCCGCAGGCCTTCCGGCGCGGATGGCCTCGAACGCCTTGCCGAGGGCGGCGTCGAAGAAACGGACGTCCTGGTAGTTGGGAAAGGCGGCCGCGTAGAGCAGCTCACCCGTCACCTCGCTGGCGACGGCCACTTCCACATCAACCCGGGGATGCTCGTGCACGAGCGTCCGTCGGCCGGTCTCGAGATCCAAGCGGACGAGGGCGATGCGGTCGCGCTCATGGTTGGTGAGGACCCAGGCCGCCCGCCCCTCGGGGGTGAAGCCCACTACGGTGAACCACTCCTCCAGATCGAGACGCAGCCGCGGCCGCCACTGGTCGCCGTTCCGCCACTCCACGACTCGCTGGCCGTCGCCGACGTCCCGGATCCGGCCGCGTAGCTGCCCGTGGAGATCCGTGATCCACTGAATGACATCACCGGGGTTCTCGCCGACGACGACCCCTTGGCGAGTGCGGACGTCGATGCGGACGAGATCGAAGACCCGGCGCGTGCGCAGGTTCTGGAGGACGAGGATGTGCCACGGATCAGCGAGGAGGACCCGATGGATCGCGGCCCGCGCGGCGCCGATGGGCGTGAGGTCGATCGCTTGCTCGCCCGGCCGCTCCGTGTCGGCCGCGTAGACGTGCTGATTCTGGTCGCCGTCGCGGTCCTGCTCGAAGAGCACGTGGCGGCTATCGGCGGCCCAGCGGAACGTTCGAAGGCTTCGCCTCCAGGGAGTGTCGATGACGCCGACCTCGCCGCCGTCCAGTTCGCGGAAGTGCACGGTGAGCCGGCCGCCCGCGGAAGCCATCCAGGCCAGTCGCCGGCCGTCTGGGGACACCCGGTAGTCGTAGTTGGAGTCGCGGTTTGCGAAGAAGGTCGTGACCGGGATGAGCGGGGTCTCCGAGACGTGTGGGGGGGCGGAAGCGGCCGGTGCGCCCGCGCAGCCCCCCACTAGGACGGCCAGGGCGACGGCCTCCAGCAGCCCGCCCGGTGTTCGTTCGCTACGTGAGGTCATCGTCGTCAATTGACGGGCGGCTACCGCTCGCCCAGCCCGCGACGCACGCGGGGGAGCACCTCCCGCGCCATCCGCGCCATGTAGCCGCGCTCGGGGTCGTCCGGCGTCGGAGGGTTCGGGATCGGATGCAGGACGACGTAGTCGAACTCGGCCGGCGCCGAGCGCAGCACGCCGATCAGCCGCTCGGCCACCTCGCTCGGTCCGCCGCGCAGGCTGAACGCATCGGCGGCGCTCGCGGGCAGGAAGTCGACGACTCGACCGCTCGCCTCCAGATCTGGTGCATGGTGGAAATCGGGCCAGACCTGGTGCCGGCGCTTCAGCGTCTCCGGATCCGGCCCCGTCCAGACCAGGCGCGGAGGGTCGAACAGGGTCGGCGAATACTCGTAGTAGCCGGCCGCCATGGACTTGGCCATCGTCATCGCGCGGTCCGGATCGTCGACGAGCACGGTGTGGAACACGGCACCCAGGCGGACGGCCGACGGGTCCCGCCCGGCGTCAGCCGCGCCCGCGTGGATGGTGTCGACCGCCGTCGCGATGTTCGCCGGATGCGTGCCGACCCGCATGAAGACGCCATCGGCGACACCGCCGGCCATGCGGAGCGTGCGGGGGCCACCAGCGGCGATCCAGATCGGCACCGGCCGGTGGTGCGGCAGGCGCGCCGGTCGCGCCGCCCCGACGTCGACCGATTCGCCATCCAGCAGCGCGTGCATCAGACGCGTGCTCGCTTCGAGCTCCTTGACGCGCGCCGGCCGGAGCCCCGCCAGCCGGACTGCCGTATCGCCGACGCCCCAGCCGAGCAGCGTGCGACCGGGGGCCAACTCGTCGATCGTCGCGATCGCGGACGCGGTCACGGTCGGGTGTCTGTTCACGGGATTCGCGATGAGGGGCCCCAGCACGATGCGCTCCGTCGTCTGGGCCGCCGCGGCGAGCAAGACGTAGGTGTCGCGGCGCCGGAGCTGCGAGTCCGGCTGCAATGCCGCATCCCAGCCGAGCATCTCCGCGCGTCGCACGTCCGCGGCGAACGCCTCAACGGAGCGGGAGTCGAACCGGTTCAGGCCGAAGCGGGGCACGTTCATGGACGGGCCGCGGGCGAAGCCGGATTCCGCTTGAAGAGACGAGCCAGCTCGTACGTTCCGGGCATGATGGGATCCTCGCGATATACCCGCTAGAGTACGTCAAGCGCGAACACCCGCGCTAGCCGCGTGGCCGTCCCGCCGCCTCTCGGTATCAAGGGATGCTGGTGCCCCGCCTGGAGCTCCTGGCGCACCGACAGCGCGTTGGCCGCCGTCCTGTCGACGCGGCGGCGCGCCGAGGCGGTCGCGAAGCGCGCGAAAGAAATCGCGGTCGAGACAAAGCTTCTGGTCAGCAGGGCAGTAGAACGGCCCGACCGCGGCGCCCGTACTCACGGTTCATCCGCCGGAAGAGCTCACGCCACGTGTCCACCTTCAGTAAAGAAGCTGGCCATGTGCAAATGGCGGGCCGGTGAGAACGAGGCCGCGGATCATCGCGCGGACGCGATGGACGACGTCCTTCCGTTGCTCGCGGAACGGCGCCGTGAACCGGCACCCGATCGTGGGCTCGACGAGAGACTCCATCCCAGCGTACCGGCATGGTGTGTGCATTCCACGCGAGAGACTCCCCGGAGGAGGACGGAGATGGACCCGATCAAGCTACTCACGAAGCAGCACCGCGAGGTCGAGGCGCTGTTCAAGAAGGTCGAGAAGAGCGAGGACCCGGACGAGCGCAAGGAGCTCATGGGGGGGAT
This portion of the Candidatus Methylomirabilota bacterium genome encodes:
- a CDS encoding S9 family peptidase, whose translation is MTSRSERTPGGLLEAVALAVLVGGCAGAPAASAPPHVSETPLIPVTTFFANRDSNYDYRVSPDGRRLAWMASAGGRLTVHFRELDGGEVGVIDTPWRRSLRTFRWAADSRHVLFEQDRDGDQNQHVYAADTERPGEQAIDLTPIGAARAAIHRVLLADPWHILVLQNLRTRRVFDLVRIDVRTRQGVVVGENPGDVIQWITDLHGQLRGRIRDVGDGQRVVEWRNGDQWRPRLRLDLEEWFTVVGFTPEGRAAWVLTNHERDRIALVRLDLETGRRTLVHEHPRVDVEVAVASEVTGELLYAAAFPNYQDVRFFDAALGKAFEAIRAGRPAGFGLLSRDLAGRFSTIEAYTDRGSTFWLVDATTGQGMLLGRSAIARHADALAPVEPVSFPSRDGLTLHGYVARPRGWDRRAAPMVLLVHGGPWARDYWYYSPVVQLLANRGYVVLQVNFRGSNGYGRRFREAAVGEFAGKMHADLLDAVDWAVRRGVAEARRVGIMGWSYGGYATLVGLTFTPDVFACGVDIVGPSNLVSMLETRHTYWTWHALRSYWHKYAGDPARAEDRRRLEAKSPLFGAERVQRPLLIVHGANDPNVKLQESDQMVEALRRVGKEVEYIVFADEGHGSFDWRNNVKLFEAVERFLARHLGGRGAVPEPLSGK
- a CDS encoding TRAP transporter substrate-binding protein; amino-acid sequence: MNERRDFLRQSGSLLAGAAVFGVSGSASAQQKMVFKASDVHPLGYPTVEAVVRMGKKLEGATNGRLSVQMFPAMQLGGEKEMLEQTQVGALQICRVSVGPVGTIVDELNVFNLPFVFRDEAHMRKVIDGPIGEELIEKITNAPNSRLVGLGWMDAGTRSVYAKKPFKAPADLKGQKIRMMGNPIFVETMNAMGGNGISMGFNELYSALQTGVVDGAENNPPTLLTHNHYQVSKYYSLTGHLIIPEIFVFSRRTWDTLSREDQALVKKVSREAQSEQRELWDKMVTQSVQKLKASGVQFVEVDKKAFYEATRPVRDKYGSKWTALVKRIEETR
- a CDS encoding LLM class flavin-dependent oxidoreductase encodes the protein MNVPRFGLNRFDSRSVEAFAADVRRAEMLGWDAALQPDSQLRRRDTYVLLAAAAQTTERIVLGPLIANPVNRHPTVTASAIATIDELAPGRTLLGWGVGDTAVRLAGLRPARVKELEASTRLMHALLDGESVDVGAARPARLPHHRPVPIWIAAGGPRTLRMAGGVADGVFMRVGTHPANIATAVDTIHAGAADAGRDPSAVRLGAVFHTVLVDDPDRAMTMAKSMAAGYYEYSPTLFDPPRLVWTGPDPETLKRRHQVWPDFHHAPDLEASGRVVDFLPASAADAFSLRGGPSEVAERLIGVLRSAPAEFDYVVLHPIPNPPTPDDPERGYMARMAREVLPRVRRGLGER